A single region of the Micropterus dolomieu isolate WLL.071019.BEF.003 ecotype Adirondacks linkage group LG02, ASM2129224v1, whole genome shotgun sequence genome encodes:
- the zmp:0000000896 gene encoding caspase recruitment domain-containing protein 10 produces MSGVTVRAEEADIAQEEVQSTPQWSEERCEELWDRVEGVRHKLTRILHPAKLTPYLRQCKVIDEQDEDEVLNSTQYPLRISKAGRLLDILRGQGPRGLQAFMESLEFYHPEQYTQLTGEQPTQRCSLILDEEGPEGLTQFLLLEVRKLREQVRNSRLCERRLSQRCRMAEEERSRAERKAQELCHDRVQLERLRQDWESASRELSKLKDRHLEQAVKYSRALEEQRKASIRERELLGQVEELRSRLTEEEKQTMDTSGPTMPAKCVLSDEINGSSPALPEKPLHSIEVRKHENTGTQMSDTVPATGVIALMDILQQDRKESAEQRQELCDIITRIQAELQSTEEHRDKLESQCKQLQLKVGTLQLDWETEQKRSVSYFNQIMELEKERDQALHSRDSLQLEYTDCLLDKNRLRKCIAELQANIEQQQRELERERERSREQMEQSSPCPHCSHLSLCSEDQCYGPCCSIGLDLRPQANSTRLLLRKMRGQTNENSEDSRSNSEENLFSSTEDNEKEINRLSTFPFPPCMNSISRRFNTEFDLESGGSDENDNISGEQSEPSLCGSWTSLNSHLFPPDLVNLPACSPHTPNPSVHRTPPISPSSSPPISPKYRRASLADDIRIVGGNSTGIFVSYVRAGSPAEQCGLKEGSELLELDRVLFGGGSVLLGQCTAEVAHFSLQWWTEPSTLKHQSNPEAYAKLCAQMSLPTFVGADSFYVRVNLNMEPHGDPLSLRVSCDDIIHVTDTRYNGKYNWRCSLVDPRTAKPLQAGAMPNYNRAQQLLLVRLRKMALEQKDLKKKVFLKKAYGRLRLVKAADPVCRGIGSTKHVLYTLSKRHEEHLIPYSVVQPVQVQTKRPVIFSPRLLSRGLIERLLQPVDSGLKFNTCPPEPIQASERRDKRVFLLDSCSPDQALGIRLQSIQDVISQDKHCLLELGLPSVEGLLRQGIYPIIIHIRPKNKKHKKLRKFFPRCGEDSIMEEVCQAEELQLETLPLLYYTLEPSTWSCTNELLAAIRNAIHSQQRAVAWVELDRLQ; encoded by the exons GTGTCACAGTTAGGGCAGAGGAGGCAGACATAGCTCAGGAGGAGGTGCAATCTACTCCCCAGTGGTCAGAGGAGCGCTGTGAGGAGCTTTGGGATCGCGTGGAGGGGGTAAGGCACAAGCTCACACGCATCCTCCACCCGGCCAAACTCACTCCGTATCTGCGCCAGTGCAAGGTCATCGATGAACAGGATGAAGATGAGGTGCTCAACTCCACACAGTACCCACTGCGCATCAGCAAGGCCG GTCGTTTACTGGACATCCTGCGTGGCCAGGGGCCGCGAGGACTTCAAGCCTTCATGGAATCACTGGAGTTTTACCACCCAGAGCAGTACACACAGCTGACTGGAGAACAGCCCACTCAGCGATGCTCCCTCATACTGG ATGAGGAAGGTCCAGAGGGTTTGACCCAGTTCCTGCTTCTGGAGGTGCGCAAACTGAGGGAGCAGGTTCGAAACAGCCGTTTGTGTGAGCGACGCCTGTCTCAGCGCTGCCGGATGGCGGAAGAGGAACGCAGCCGTGCTGAACGTAAAGCTCAGGAGTTATGTCACGACAGAGTGCAACTAGAGAG GCTGCGTCAGGACTGGGAGTCGGCCAGTCGAGAGCTGAGCAAGCTGAAGGATAGGCACCTGGAACAGGCTGTGAAGTACTCCAGGGCCCTGGAGGAACAACGCAAGGCCTCCATCCGTGAGAGAGAACTACTGGGGCAG GTAGAGGAACTACGGTCCAGGttgacagaggaagagaaacaaacaatgGATACTTCAGGGCCTACTATGCCAGCCAAATGTGTGCTCTCTGATGAAATCAATGGTTCTTCACCTGCTTTACCAGAAAAGCCACTGCACAGTATTGAGGTTCGGAAACATGAGAATACAGGAACTCAGATGAGCGACACAGTTCCTGCCACTGGAGTTATA GCTCTGATGGATATCCTGCAGCAGGACCGCAAGGAGTCTGCAGAGCAAAGGCAGGAGCTCTGTGATATCATTACCAGAATACAGGCAGAGCTACAGAGCACTGAGGAGCACAGGGACAAG TTGGAGTCCCAGTGCAAGCAGCTGCAGTTGAAGGTGGGAACTCTCCAGCTGGACTGGGAGACTGAGCAGAAGAGGAGTGTGTCCTATTTCAACCAGATCATGGAACTGGAAAAGGAAAGAGACCAG GCTCTACATAGTCGAGACAGCCTGCAGTTGGAGTACACTGACTGTCTGCTGGATAAGAACCGTCTGCGTAAATGCATTGCTGAGCTGCAGGCCAACATAGAGCAGCAACAGAgggagctggagagagagagggagaggagccGGGAGCAAATGGAGCAGAGCAGCCCGTGTCCACACTGT TCCCACCTGTCCCTGTGCAGTGAGGACCAGTGCTACGGCCCCTGCTGTTCCATCGGCCTGGACTTGAGACCCCAGGCCAATAGCACCCGTCTGCTGCTACGAAAG ATGAGAGGCCAAACCAATGAAAACTCAGAGG ATTCTCGTTCCAACTCAGAGGAGAATCTCTTTTCATCA ACAGAAGACaatgaaaaggaaataaatcgGCTTTCCACGTTTCCCTTTCCTCCCTGTATGAACTCCATCAGCCGACGATTCAACACAGA GTTCGATTTGGAATCCGGCGGCAGTGATGAGAATGATAACATTTCAG GTGAGCAGAGTGAACCTTCTTTGTGTGGTTCCTGGACCTCCCTAAACTCTCATCTCTTCCCTCCTGACCTGGTCAACCTGCCTGCATGCTCTCCACACACACCCAATCCCAGTGTTCACAG GACACCCCCCATCTCCCCATCTTCAAGTCCCCCCATCTCACCCAAGTACAGAAGAGCCAGTCTAGCTGACGACATTAGGATAGTCGGTGGAAACAGCACAGGGATCTTTGTCAGCTACGTGAGAGCTGGTTCCCCAGCCGAACAATGCGGACTGAAGGAGGGGAGTGAGCTGCTggag CTTGACCGGGTTCTGTTTGGTGGGGGCAGTGTGCTGCTGGGTCAGTGCACTGCTGAGGTAGCCCACTTTTCTCTGCAGTGGTGGACCGAGCCATCAACACTCAAACACCAGAGCAACCCAGAGG CATACGCCAAGCTGTGTGCACAGATGTCATTGCCTACTTTTGTGGGTGCCGACTCCTTCTATGTGCGTGTCAATCTCAACATGGAGCCTCACGGTGACCCGCTGTCTTTGCGTGTGTCCTGCGATGACATTATACATGTCACAGACACGAGGTACAATGGAAAATACAATTGGCGCTGTTCACTGGTGGACCCACGCACAGCCAAGCCCCTGCAGGCAGGAGCCATGCCAAACTACAACAG GGCACAACAGTTGTTACTTGTAAGGCTACGAAAAATGGCCCTGGAGCAAAAGGACCTTAAGAAGAAAGTG TTTTTGAAAAAAGCATATGGACGTCTACGATTGGTGAAGGCAGCGGACCCCGTTTGCCGTGGGATTGGTTCCACAAAGCATGTCCTTTACACACTGAGCAAAC GTCACGAGGAGCACTTGATCCCGTACAGTGTAGTGCAGCCGGTGCAGGTTCAGACTAAGCGGCCGGTCATCTTCTCCCCCCGTCTTCTCTCCCGTGGTCTCATAGAGAGGCTGCTGCAACCCGTGGACTCTGGGTTGAAGTTCAACACCTGCCCACCAG AGCCCATCCAGGCCTCAGAGAGACGAGACAAGAGAGTTTTCTTGTTGGATTCCTGTAGTCCAGACCAGGCTCTGGGCATACGACTGCAGTCAATACAGGATGTCATCAGCCag GACAAGCACTGTCTGCTGGAGCTGGGGCTGCCCAGTGTTGAGGGTTTATTAAGACAGGGCATTTACCCTATCATCATCCATATCCGCCCCAAGAACAAAAAGCACAAGAAGCTGAG gaagttcttTCCACGGTGTGGAGAGGATAGCATAATGGAGGAGGTGTGTCAAGCCgaggagctgcagctggaaACACTGCCCCTGCTCTACTACACCCTGGAGCCCAGCACCTGGAGCTGCACCAATGAACTGCTGGCAGCCATACGCAATGCCATCCACAGCCAGCAGAGAGCAGTAGCATGGGTTGAACTGGACAGGCTTCAGTAG